In Candidatus Mycalebacterium zealandia, one DNA window encodes the following:
- a CDS encoding 4Fe-4S dicluster domain-containing protein, which translates to MKPLIMTVVLVASFGFFFYNIYNLTRLLRLGKKEDNRFDQIGERLKRVFIYVFGQRRLWQNYTFAGIEHFMIFWGFIIISIGTFEIFVSGLFFPESGFKLIPGIGHDYYEYALDITQALVILALCMGVTNRLTFGKRREVNGPDAVVVLGLIFGLVMTAFLYTGARIALGGAPAEFLPVSSLFAGLFSTMSATGQVFWREFFWWFHVLILLGFLNYLPYSKHSHVFTAALNVFFQNLNPRGALPKIDFEDIPEDIDHFGAGKIEDFSWKDLMDSYTCTECGRCTDNCPAWNTEKVLSPRDIVVKLRHYVSSEGKDIADGKIAAGEGAELASTEWITPDELWACTTCNACVEQCPLFIDQMGKIVEMRRFLTLEGRLTGPATRTLQKLQTHGNPWGFDGADRASWISEMDGVRVLGKDLESAEPVDVVYWMGCFGAFDPRGQQVSQAVVDLLLKAGVDFAVMGPSETCSGDPARRLGEEALYQELAGQNIETMNDLKVKKILTNCPHCFNTIKNEYPQFGGEYEVVHHTDFLLDLVKQGKITPQGEISEKITYHDSCYIGRYNKIYDSPREILKSISGIDLVEMKRSKRNSFCCGAGGGKVWAEEEAPRVNWNRFEEAEEMNPDTLATACYFCNTMFEDAAKFKGKSEDIKVKDVAEILRDSVNKTD; encoded by the coding sequence ATGAAACCGCTTATAATGACAGTCGTTCTTGTTGCCTCTTTCGGCTTTTTCTTTTACAACATCTACAACCTGACCCGCCTTTTACGGCTTGGAAAAAAAGAAGACAACCGGTTTGACCAAATCGGCGAGCGGCTAAAACGCGTTTTTATCTATGTTTTCGGACAGCGGCGGCTGTGGCAGAACTACACCTTTGCGGGAATTGAGCATTTTATGATTTTCTGGGGATTTATCATTATCTCCATTGGCACTTTTGAGATTTTCGTGAGCGGGCTTTTCTTTCCCGAAAGCGGATTCAAACTCATTCCCGGAATCGGGCATGACTACTACGAATATGCTCTGGACATAACTCAGGCGCTTGTGATTCTGGCGCTGTGCATGGGAGTTACGAACCGCCTCACTTTTGGTAAAAGAAGGGAGGTGAACGGACCGGACGCGGTTGTTGTTCTGGGACTTATTTTCGGGCTTGTGATGACGGCGTTCCTCTACACCGGAGCGCGAATCGCTCTTGGCGGAGCGCCCGCGGAGTTTTTGCCTGTTTCGTCGCTTTTCGCGGGGCTTTTCTCTACGATGTCCGCAACCGGCCAGGTGTTCTGGCGCGAGTTTTTCTGGTGGTTCCACGTTCTGATACTTCTCGGTTTTCTCAACTACCTGCCCTACTCAAAGCACAGCCATGTTTTCACGGCCGCGCTCAATGTTTTCTTTCAGAATCTCAACCCGCGCGGCGCGCTTCCCAAGATAGATTTTGAGGACATTCCCGAAGACATTGACCACTTTGGAGCGGGCAAAATTGAGGATTTCAGTTGGAAAGACTTGATGGATTCCTACACCTGTACTGAATGCGGCAGATGCACGGACAACTGCCCGGCTTGGAACACGGAAAAGGTTCTTTCCCCGCGCGATATTGTCGTGAAGTTGAGGCACTACGTTTCAAGCGAAGGCAAAGACATCGCGGACGGAAAAATCGCCGCCGGAGAAGGAGCGGAACTAGCGTCCACGGAATGGATAACTCCCGATGAACTATGGGCTTGCACAACCTGTAACGCCTGCGTTGAGCAGTGTCCGCTGTTCATAGACCAGATGGGCAAAATTGTTGAAATGCGCAGATTTTTGACTCTTGAGGGACGGCTGACGGGCCCGGCGACCCGAACTTTGCAAAAACTTCAAACTCACGGCAATCCGTGGGGTTTTGACGGAGCGGACAGGGCGTCATGGATTTCCGAAATGGATGGCGTGCGTGTTCTCGGAAAAGACCTTGAAAGCGCCGAACCAGTTGATGTTGTTTACTGGATGGGCTGTTTCGGCGCGTTTGACCCGCGTGGACAGCAGGTTTCTCAAGCCGTTGTGGATCTTCTCTTGAAGGCGGGCGTGGATTTCGCCGTTATGGGACCTTCGGAAACATGTAGCGGCGACCCTGCCAGACGGCTCGGCGAGGAGGCTCTCTATCAGGAGCTTGCCGGTCAAAATATTGAGACGATGAACGATTTGAAGGTGAAGAAAATACTTACCAACTGCCCGCACTGCTTCAACACCATAAAGAACGAATATCCGCAGTTCGGCGGCGAATACGAGGTGGTTCACCACACCGATTTTCTGCTTGATCTTGTAAAGCAGGGGAAAATCACCCCTCAGGGAGAGATTTCAGAGAAAATCACATACCACGACTCCTGCTACATAGGTAGATACAACAAGATTTACGACTCTCCAAGGGAGATTTTGAAATCCATATCCGGCATTGACCTCGTTGAGATGAAACGCTCAAAACGCAACAGTTTCTGCTGCGGTGCGGGCGGAGGAAAGGTTTGGGCGGAAGAAGAGGCGCCGAGGGTTAACTGGAACAGGTTTGAAGAAGCTGAAGAAATGAACCCCGACACTCTGGCGACAGCCTGTTATTTCTGCAACACCATGTTTGAGGACGCGGCAAAATTCAAAGGCAAATCCGAAGACATTAAAGTGAAAGACGTCGCCGAAATTCTCAGGGATTCCGTGAACAAGACCGATTAG
- a CDS encoding 2-isopropylmalate synthase, with product MPDNYVKIFDTTLRDGEQAPGCGMTASEKLRVAFQLERLGVDVIEAGFPISSEEDFLSVRQIAERVRGCEIAALCRAAKGDIDRGWEAVKKAENPRIHTFIATSDIHLKHKLRKSHAEVAKIASDSVAYARKFTSNVEFSCEDATRTDIDYLCEVVSLAIKAGASTINIPDTVGYTVPEEFTGVIRQIRENVEGIDDIVLSVHCHNDLGLAVANSLAAVATGARQVECTINGLGERAGNASLEEIVMAIRVRGDKNPYKTGISTEQIYPSSKVVSQVTGVAVQPNKAVVGANAFAHEAGIHQAGVLSDRITYEIMKPEDVGISSNSIVLGKHSGRHAFRDRLDEFGYDLDDNQFEKAFLKFKNLADKKKYVFDEDIEALISEEFMGQSDYYEFIDVEFTGGSSATAGATVKLLADGKEISGTNTGGGPVDAAYKAIKEATGEFPKLESYRISAITGGTDAQGEVTVRIADEDAGVFSRGRGSDTDIIVASSKAFVNALNRLRWRRSRKEERVKDGI from the coding sequence ATGCCTGATAACTATGTGAAGATTTTTGACACCACCCTCAGGGACGGTGAGCAGGCGCCCGGATGCGGAATGACCGCTTCGGAGAAACTGCGGGTCGCTTTTCAACTTGAACGGCTGGGCGTTGACGTTATAGAGGCGGGCTTTCCCATTTCTTCGGAGGAGGATTTTCTCTCCGTGCGCCAAATCGCGGAAAGGGTGCGCGGTTGCGAAATTGCCGCTTTGTGCAGAGCCGCCAAAGGCGACATAGACCGCGGCTGGGAAGCGGTGAAAAAGGCGGAAAACCCCAGAATTCACACCTTCATCGCCACTTCGGATATTCATCTGAAACACAAACTCAGAAAATCGCACGCCGAAGTTGCGAAAATTGCCTCGGATTCGGTCGCTTACGCGCGGAAATTCACCTCCAACGTTGAGTTTTCATGCGAAGACGCCACACGAACCGATATTGATTATCTCTGCGAAGTGGTCTCTCTAGCCATAAAAGCGGGCGCGTCCACAATCAACATTCCCGACACGGTCGGCTACACGGTGCCCGAAGAGTTCACCGGAGTCATCAGACAGATAAGGGAGAATGTTGAAGGGATTGACGATATTGTTTTGAGCGTCCACTGCCACAACGATTTGGGACTCGCGGTCGCGAACTCGCTTGCCGCGGTCGCCACCGGAGCTCGTCAGGTGGAATGCACAATAAACGGGCTCGGAGAAAGAGCCGGAAACGCCTCGCTTGAAGAAATCGTTATGGCAATCAGGGTCAGAGGCGACAAAAATCCTTACAAAACTGGTATTTCAACCGAGCAGATATACCCGTCAAGCAAGGTTGTTTCGCAGGTTACAGGTGTGGCGGTTCAGCCGAACAAGGCTGTTGTGGGCGCAAACGCTTTCGCTCACGAGGCGGGCATACATCAGGCGGGCGTTTTGAGCGACAGAATCACTTATGAGATTATGAAGCCTGAAGACGTGGGCATATCCTCAAACTCCATTGTTCTGGGAAAACATTCGGGACGGCACGCATTCAGAGACCGTCTTGATGAGTTCGGATACGATCTTGATGACAATCAGTTTGAAAAGGCGTTTCTAAAGTTCAAAAACCTCGCCGACAAAAAGAAATACGTGTTTGACGAAGACATTGAAGCACTCATAAGCGAGGAGTTTATGGGGCAATCCGATTACTACGAGTTTATTGATGTGGAGTTCACGGGTGGTTCAAGCGCGACCGCGGGGGCGACCGTGAAACTTCTCGCGGACGGAAAAGAGATTTCCGGCACCAACACGGGCGGCGGTCCGGTTGACGCGGCTTACAAGGCGATAAAAGAGGCGACCGGGGAGTTTCCGAAACTGGAAAGTTACAGAATTTCCGCCATAACGGGCGGCACGGACGCGCAGGGAGAGGTTACAGTTCGCATCGCCGATGAGGATGCGGGCGTTTTTTCACGCGGCAGGGGCTCGGACACGGACATAATAGTCGCGAGCTCAAAGGCGTTTGTGAACGCGCTTAACCGTCTCAGGTGGCGCAGAAGCCGGAAAGAGGAAAGGGTCAAAGACGGGATTTAG
- a CDS encoding transglycosylase SLT domain-containing protein: MIKPLFLRTVLAATFLFVALVPTCEAQNPGRTVAVKKLRAANEDADNAGGPGKALSLLYNLENEIPELREYVFFIRGNALAKLDNFLAADMYRIAAELETLKPEALEKQAQILETKGLLVEAERVYNTLFNSDSATRKGFYLKKIAELAEKNGRADVAAETWKTLWRDYPASVHAGAAAEKISPSEQDRVRRADTLFDLKKCASGAAAAYVSLPKTEERNIRRAICMRKTGWKNERLLKNALSVLGSAKSAHAAYVKGTVLEAMAKIRRGKSGERKALRKAQAAFRAVNKLFPKTEWAGKALVKEQKIALKLGKTGRAEEIYALVKQSHPQNRTDVAWNLGWNYYKKGEYLKAARVFAENERKEKSFLAGQFAYWRARAIEETGEREEAKQFFIEAAGREFSYYSFLAEEKIGKKDAHRRNGFRISKKSRTSPAIKRARFLLEAGMEKWAAKEAVAAGRGNPAAACEILTAVRKFNSCIKLIGSNPPSKRMRLAFPRGFNNEVKKFSSKYGLDENLVYSLIREESRFKMDAVSHADAFGLMQLIMPTAKDMAAGAGEEEIIREKLFSPEVNIKLGSRYLHLMLKKFGGDTVAALCAYNAGPTRAARWKNGALKGLEQDEFTEEIPFNETRNYVRRVFRSYGVYRAVYGDG, encoded by the coding sequence ATGATTAAACCTCTTTTTCTCCGCACCGTGCTCGCGGCGACATTTTTATTTGTTGCGCTTGTTCCGACTTGCGAAGCGCAAAACCCCGGGCGGACGGTTGCGGTGAAAAAACTCCGGGCGGCGAATGAAGACGCGGACAACGCGGGCGGTCCCGGAAAAGCGCTTTCACTGCTTTATAATCTTGAAAACGAAATTCCGGAACTCCGGGAGTATGTCTTTTTCATCAGGGGAAACGCCCTAGCCAAACTGGACAACTTCCTTGCCGCAGACATGTATAGAATCGCGGCGGAACTTGAAACGCTCAAACCCGAAGCTCTTGAAAAACAGGCTCAAATACTTGAAACAAAAGGACTTTTGGTTGAAGCGGAAAGGGTTTACAACACGCTTTTTAATTCAGACTCCGCGACACGCAAAGGGTTTTACCTAAAAAAAATCGCGGAACTGGCGGAGAAAAACGGCCGCGCGGACGTTGCGGCGGAAACGTGGAAAACGCTTTGGAGAGACTATCCGGCAAGCGTTCACGCGGGCGCGGCGGCGGAAAAAATCTCTCCTTCCGAACAAGACCGCGTCCGCAGAGCGGACACGCTGTTCGACCTCAAAAAATGCGCAAGCGGCGCGGCGGCGGCTTACGTGTCTCTGCCCAAAACGGAGGAAAGAAATATCAGGCGCGCCATATGTATGCGCAAAACCGGATGGAAAAATGAGCGGCTCTTGAAAAATGCGCTTTCGGTTCTCGGCTCGGCAAAATCCGCTCACGCGGCGTATGTCAAAGGAACGGTTCTTGAAGCGATGGCTAAAATCCGGCGCGGGAAATCGGGAGAGCGGAAAGCGCTCCGCAAAGCGCAAGCCGCTTTCAGGGCGGTAAACAAGTTGTTTCCCAAAACCGAATGGGCGGGAAAAGCCCTTGTAAAAGAGCAGAAAATCGCTCTGAAACTCGGCAAAACCGGCAGGGCGGAGGAGATTTACGCTCTGGTAAAACAGTCTCATCCGCAAAACCGCACGGATGTGGCATGGAATCTAGGCTGGAATTATTACAAAAAGGGGGAATACCTGAAAGCCGCGCGCGTTTTCGCGGAAAACGAAAGAAAAGAAAAATCCTTTCTCGCAGGGCAGTTCGCGTATTGGAGGGCGAGAGCCATTGAAGAAACGGGGGAGCGCGAAGAGGCGAAACAGTTTTTTATTGAAGCCGCTGGCAGAGAGTTCAGCTATTACTCTTTTCTCGCGGAGGAAAAAATCGGAAAGAAAGACGCCCATCGCCGCAACGGCTTCCGTATCTCGAAAAAATCCAGAACGTCGCCCGCGATTAAAAGAGCGCGATTTCTGCTTGAAGCGGGCATGGAAAAATGGGCGGCAAAAGAAGCCGTTGCGGCGGGGAGAGGAAATCCCGCCGCGGCATGCGAAATTCTCACCGCCGTCCGGAAGTTCAATTCGTGCATAAAACTCATCGGAAGCAACCCGCCGTCCAAAAGAATGCGGCTCGCTTTCCCTAGAGGGTTTAACAACGAGGTAAAAAAGTTTTCGTCAAAATACGGGCTTGATGAAAACCTTGTCTATTCCCTCATACGCGAGGAGAGCAGATTCAAAATGGACGCCGTTTCGCACGCAGACGCGTTCGGGTTGATGCAGCTCATAATGCCAACCGCGAAAGATATGGCGGCGGGGGCCGGAGAGGAGGAAATCATACGCGAAAAACTTTTCTCGCCGGAAGTGAACATAAAACTCGGTTCGCGCTATCTGCACCTGATGTTGAAAAAATTCGGCGGTGATACCGTTGCCGCGCTTTGCGCCTACAACGCGGGACCGACAAGGGCGGCGCGGTGGAAAAACGGAGCGCTCAAAGGTCTTGAACAGGACGAGTTCACCGAAGAAATCCCGTTTAACGAAACAAGAAATTACGTGAGGCGCGTATTTAGAAGTTACGGCGTTTACAGAGCGGTTTACGGAGACGGCTGA
- the hisH gene encoding imidazole glycerol phosphate synthase subunit HisH encodes MSSARNPEIAVFDYGAGNQRSVLSAFKFLGFNVKAISTPREISQAEKIVVPGVASFGDCAKEIEKSGAATALRDFIDEGKPYLGMCLGLQILFESSDESPGETGLGVFKGGVKGLRTSPELKVPHMGWNRVSLSGGGLFTGVSDQSWFYFAHSFYVEPEDSSIIAARVSYGSEFTAAVEKDNVFACQFHPEKSSDAGLEVLRNFAGFQPSP; translated from the coding sequence ATGAGCTCCGCCCGCAACCCCGAAATAGCCGTTTTTGACTATGGGGCGGGCAACCAGCGAAGCGTTCTGAGCGCTTTTAAGTTTCTCGGCTTCAACGTAAAGGCAATTTCCACTCCCCGCGAAATATCGCAGGCGGAAAAGATTGTCGTTCCCGGAGTCGCGTCTTTCGGCGACTGCGCCAAAGAGATTGAAAAATCCGGAGCTGCCACGGCTTTGCGCGATTTCATAGACGAAGGAAAACCGTATCTGGGAATGTGCCTCGGGCTTCAAATACTTTTCGAGAGTAGCGATGAAAGTCCCGGAGAGACGGGGCTCGGCGTTTTCAAAGGCGGTGTTAAGGGCTTACGCACGTCTCCCGAACTCAAAGTGCCGCACATGGGCTGGAACCGCGTGTCGCTGTCCGGCGGCGGACTTTTCACCGGCGTTTCCGACCAAAGCTGGTTTTACTTCGCGCACTCGTTCTACGTTGAGCCGGAGGATTCGTCAATTATAGCCGCGAGGGTTTCTTACGGAAGCGAGTTCACTGCCGCGGTGGAAAAAGACAATGTTTTCGCCTGCCAGTTTCACCCTGAAAAAAGTTCGGACGCGGGCTTGGAAGTCCTGCGCAATTTCGCCGGTTTTCAGCCGTCTCCGTAA
- the hisB gene encoding imidazoleglycerol-phosphate dehydratase HisB, with translation MPPESRKARAERKTSEVKVSVELNVEGSGKFDIQTGIPFFDHMLSQFARHGCFDLKIKAVGDTEVDFHHTVEDVGIVLGNAFKEALGEKSRIVRFAHSFVPFEDTLVFCAVDISGRPCLVFDAEMPKSKVGDFDSELAREFFKSLSNNAGCNLHIRLHSGDNLHHNIEAMFKSCGRAFDLATAIDERYTGVPSTKGAL, from the coding sequence ATGCCTCCCGAATCCAGAAAAGCGAGAGCTGAAAGAAAAACCAGCGAGGTAAAAGTCAGCGTTGAATTGAATGTTGAAGGTTCAGGGAAGTTTGACATCCAGACCGGCATACCCTTTTTTGACCACATGCTCAGCCAGTTCGCGCGGCACGGTTGCTTTGACCTCAAAATAAAAGCCGTCGGCGACACCGAGGTTGATTTTCACCACACAGTTGAAGATGTGGGCATTGTGCTTGGAAACGCTTTCAAGGAGGCGCTCGGCGAGAAAAGTCGCATAGTCCGCTTCGCGCACTCTTTTGTGCCTTTTGAAGACACGCTTGTTTTTTGCGCCGTGGACATAAGCGGCAGACCGTGTCTTGTGTTTGACGCCGAAATGCCCAAGTCCAAAGTGGGAGATTTTGACTCGGAGCTTGCGCGCGAGTTTTTTAAATCTCTCTCAAACAATGCGGGATGCAACCTCCACATCCGCCTCCACAGTGGCGACAATCTGCACCACAACATTGAGGCGATGTTCAAATCGTGCGGCCGCGCGTTTGATCTGGCGACCGCGATTGACGAACGCTACACAGGCGTTCCTTCCACAAAAGGCGCTTTATGA
- the radC gene encoding DNA repair protein RadC, with protein sequence MSRQPSTPHYAGHRERVRKKFLKEGLGVFEDYEALELLLTYSIPRSDVKPVAKNLLKTFGSLSAILDASPSELRKVAGIGVSTAAFIPLVREINWRYMETRIEKEDYLTSPQAVIDFCKSRIGRESREFMLLVFVNTKNQFIEHEVVSEGGVASVNMNIRDVVKKAIDVKRCSGIIVVHNHPSGHPQPSDSDKDITGELARICKSLDIRLVDHLIVCSHDHYSFVENGLL encoded by the coding sequence ATGAGCCGCCAGCCGAGTACCCCCCACTACGCCGGTCACAGGGAGCGCGTCAGAAAAAAATTTCTCAAAGAGGGGCTGGGCGTGTTTGAGGATTACGAAGCGCTGGAGCTGCTTCTGACTTATTCAATTCCCCGCAGCGACGTGAAACCCGTCGCGAAAAATCTGCTTAAAACCTTCGGCTCGCTCTCAGCCATTTTGGACGCTTCCCCGTCCGAACTAAGGAAAGTTGCCGGCATAGGCGTCTCAACCGCCGCTTTCATACCGCTTGTCAGGGAAATCAACTGGCGCTATATGGAGACGCGGATTGAAAAAGAGGACTATCTGACTTCTCCGCAGGCGGTCATAGATTTTTGTAAATCCAGAATAGGACGCGAAAGCAGGGAGTTTATGCTTTTGGTCTTCGTCAACACTAAAAACCAGTTTATTGAGCACGAGGTTGTGTCCGAAGGCGGAGTCGCAAGCGTGAATATGAACATAAGGGACGTGGTGAAAAAGGCGATTGATGTAAAAAGATGCTCAGGCATCATTGTTGTTCACAATCACCCGAGCGGCCACCCGCAACCGTCCGACAGCGACAAAGACATCACCGGGGAACTCGCAAGAATCTGCAAATCGCTTGACATACGGCTTGTTGACCACCTGATTGTATGCTCGCACGACCATTACAGTTTTGTTGAAAACGGCTTGTTATGA
- the cofC gene encoding 2-phospho-L-lactate guanylyltransferase has translation MKAVVVPVKRFSAANERLCESLSPSERNGLARVMLEDVLSNVARCERTDGVFLVTAEPDAMSMGREFGMEIILEHDQQSESSSVDFAMKKCFAAGVDSALVIPGDIPAAQAWEFDAVLEKDDGEKRIIIVPSRDGTGTNALFMSPPGALSPHFGENSFPRHKETARRRGLEFSSLTLGGIGLDIDTPEDLEIFMSGDGTRTHDYLRKLGFGKTEKTA, from the coding sequence ATGAAAGCCGTTGTTGTTCCGGTAAAAAGATTTTCAGCCGCAAATGAAAGGCTTTGCGAAAGCCTGTCGCCGTCCGAGCGCAACGGGCTCGCGCGCGTGATGCTTGAGGATGTTCTGTCCAATGTGGCGCGGTGCGAACGCACGGACGGGGTTTTCCTCGTAACCGCCGAACCGGACGCCATGAGCATGGGGCGCGAATTCGGAATGGAGATAATTCTTGAGCATGACCAGCAGAGCGAAAGTTCGTCCGTTGATTTCGCGATGAAGAAATGTTTTGCGGCTGGCGTGGATTCCGCGCTTGTGATTCCGGGCGACATACCCGCCGCGCAGGCTTGGGAGTTTGACGCCGTGCTTGAAAAAGATGACGGGGAAAAGCGCATTATCATTGTTCCCTCACGGGACGGAACGGGAACAAACGCGCTTTTTATGAGTCCGCCGGGCGCGCTGTCTCCGCATTTCGGCGAAAACAGTTTTCCACGCCACAAGGAAACGGCTCGGCGGCGAGGTCTGGAGTTTTCCTCATTAACGCTCGGCGGCATAGGGCTTGATATTGACACGCCAGAGGATTTGGAGATTTTTATGAGCGGGGACGGCACGAGAACTCACGACTATCTGCGCAAACTGGGCTTCGGAAAAACGGAGAAAACCGCATAG
- the speB gene encoding agmatinase: MGFELNFLDLDPSESNPDSAQTVVLPVPYERTVSFRGGCSRGPMAIIEASRSIELYDEELGINPAEGGIHTAPEIECDIDPAQMVKTVKNSCLDFAREGKFVLTLGGEHSVTVGAFAAQKEIHSEISVLSIDAHCDLRDSYQGSKFSHACVMRRIVEAGASHIVIAGVRSMSAEEAGFAVGREDLSIVSAEKILEEKLLVNAPGQIMEKLGRKVYLSIDADGLDPSIMPSVGTPEPGGMGWTDVISLLRAVFESREVVGMDIVELAPIPGFVAPDVTAAKMACKAIGYKLGRSRQS; encoded by the coding sequence ATGGGCTTTGAGTTGAACTTTCTGGACCTTGACCCGTCCGAATCAAATCCCGATAGCGCGCAAACGGTTGTGCTTCCGGTGCCGTACGAGAGAACGGTGTCGTTCCGGGGTGGCTGCTCGCGGGGTCCAATGGCGATAATTGAAGCGTCCCGCTCAATTGAACTCTACGATGAAGAACTTGGAATCAACCCGGCGGAGGGAGGCATCCACACCGCGCCTGAAATTGAATGCGACATTGATCCGGCACAGATGGTCAAAACCGTTAAAAACTCGTGCCTTGATTTTGCGCGGGAGGGCAAATTTGTTCTCACACTCGGCGGTGAGCACTCCGTAACGGTTGGGGCTTTCGCCGCGCAAAAGGAGATTCATTCTGAAATTTCGGTTCTGTCCATAGACGCCCATTGCGACCTCAGAGACAGTTACCAGGGCTCAAAATTCAGCCACGCGTGCGTTATGAGAAGGATTGTGGAAGCGGGCGCGTCGCACATTGTAATCGCGGGAGTGAGAAGTATGTCGGCTGAAGAAGCCGGGTTCGCGGTCGGCAGAGAGGATTTGAGTATTGTTTCCGCAGAAAAGATTTTAGAGGAAAAACTTCTTGTGAACGCGCCCGGGCAAATTATGGAAAAACTTGGGCGCAAAGTTTATTTGAGCATAGACGCCGACGGACTCGACCCTTCAATTATGCCTTCTGTCGGAACACCGGAACCCGGAGGAATGGGCTGGACGGACGTTATCTCTTTGCTCCGCGCGGTGTTCGAGAGCCGTGAAGTGGTGGGAATGGACATCGTTGAACTCGCGCCAATTCCGGGCTTTGTCGCGCCCGATGTAACGGCGGCGAAAATGGCATGTAAAGCTATTGGATACAAGCTCGGACGGTCGCGCCAATCTTGA
- the msrB gene encoding peptide-methionine (R)-S-oxide reductase MsrB: MTGKIKKTDEEWKAELTEEQFHVARRKGTEKPFTGKFNDYKEKGRYICVCCGQPLFNSDSKFDSGTGWPSFDKPMERDNVKTEQDNSAGMSRTEVMCSKCDAHLGHVFPDGPSETTGTRYCINSASLDFKKKD; encoded by the coding sequence ATGACTGGAAAGATAAAGAAAACTGACGAGGAGTGGAAAGCCGAACTTACCGAAGAGCAGTTCCACGTCGCCCGGCGGAAGGGAACCGAAAAGCCCTTTACGGGAAAGTTCAATGATTACAAGGAAAAAGGCCGGTATATCTGCGTCTGTTGCGGACAGCCGCTTTTTAATTCGGATTCAAAGTTTGATTCCGGAACGGGATGGCCCAGTTTTGACAAGCCGATGGAGCGGGACAATGTCAAGACCGAACAGGACAACTCTGCGGGAATGAGCCGGACCGAGGTTATGTGCTCAAAGTGCGACGCCCACCTGGGGCATGTTTTTCCGGACGGCCCCTCCGAAACCACCGGAACAAGATACTGCATTAACTCCGCGTCTCTGGATTTCAAGAAAAAGGATTAG
- a CDS encoding prephenate dehydrogenase/arogenate dehydrogenase family protein, producing MKISIIGLGQIGASLCAALKEADAADEITGADTNSAAVDYCVSEGLIDRGFKDAAEIPPDTDIYVLAVPVHRMRTAADALFSTPRPGAVITDVGSVKESVARSIESVLPPDVFFVPAHPVAGSEKQGAKAHKKTIFKGKPVIITSGSGDALSKVEDMWKKTGAKILKMSAREHDRIFALISHLPHACAYSLSSVAGTATTEKVNAFSISGGGLKDTTRIAMSDPDLWAGILIENGENVLEAFKGFSRSISKIARAVEAGDREELARLLEKGRAAKELFIKNERNF from the coding sequence ATGAAAATCTCCATTATAGGGCTGGGACAAATAGGCGCGTCTCTGTGCGCGGCGCTTAAAGAAGCGGACGCGGCGGATGAAATTACAGGCGCGGACACAAACTCCGCGGCGGTTGATTACTGCGTCTCCGAAGGGCTTATAGACCGGGGTTTTAAGGATGCGGCGGAAATTCCGCCCGATACAGACATATACGTTCTTGCCGTTCCTGTTCACCGCATGCGCACGGCGGCGGACGCTCTTTTTTCCACTCCGCGCCCCGGCGCGGTGATAACAGACGTTGGAAGCGTTAAAGAATCCGTTGCCCGAAGCATTGAGAGTGTTTTGCCGCCGGATGTGTTTTTTGTTCCGGCGCACCCGGTTGCGGGAAGCGAAAAACAGGGAGCGAAGGCGCATAAAAAAACCATCTTCAAAGGAAAACCCGTGATAATCACCAGCGGTTCGGGAGACGCATTGAGCAAAGTTGAGGATATGTGGAAAAAGACGGGCGCGAAGATTTTGAAAATGTCCGCCCGTGAGCATGACCGGATCTTCGCTCTCATAAGCCACCTTCCGCACGCGTGCGCGTATTCTCTGTCTTCGGTTGCCGGAACTGCGACCACGGAAAAAGTAAACGCTTTCTCCATTTCAGGAGGCGGATTGAAGGACACAACCAGAATAGCAATGAGTGACCCGGACCTGTGGGCGGGCATACTTATTGAGAACGGGGAGAATGTTCTTGAAGCGTTCAAAGGGTTTTCGCGCTCAATTTCCAAAATTGCGCGTGCGGTGGAAGCCGGAGACAGGGAAGAACTCGCCCGTCTGCTTGAAAAAGGGCGTGCGGCGAAAGAGCTTTTCATCAAGAACGAACGCAATTTTTGA